The genomic window TGCTCGTCTTTTGCTCGTAGCCGAATTCTCCGTCACTTCtggggcttgggctggatCGATCTGTTTTGGGGATCCTCCTGTTGGTACTCCCTCTTGCGAAGCGGTCATCGGCGCAGATGTCAACGCAGCACCGGGAGCAGGAGGTGTCGCTGTCGGCACGCTTCGTGCTCTTTGTTCTTCTCGGGGTATCTCTACATCCGGACTTCTCGCCTCTACAGACCCTGTCCCGGAGTCGCTGTTATCTGTGGGAGGGCCAACGCTGCTGTTTCCTGCAGGAGGAGGTCCATGTTTGTCCTGGATCATGACCTCGAGTTGCTTCTGCATAACCGCAACACCATTCTCAGCCGCCTGGGCACTCTTTGTCGCTGCTCGCGCTGACTCTTCAGCCGCCGCGGCACTTTTCCTGCTGGAGAGAGCCGAACTCTCGCCAGCAACAGCACTTCTCGTGCCCGCGTCGGCAGTCTTTTGTGTGGCACGCATGGTCCCTACGCCAACCCCGGCCATAATTGTGCCAAAAATCCATGTGGCTACTGTGGTTGCCGTTTCGGTAGCTGAGCTTGACGTCGTCACAACGTGGTCGGAGGTCGAAGCGACAGAGGCAGACACACCGGAAAATGAGGCTAACGCGGACTTGTCCGAGGTGATGGCGGAGGAAGTTCGGTGGTGCTGGCCTTTGAATTTATGATACCGTGTAATGTTGCGGTGCTTCGGGTTGAGCTCAGATAGAGCAGCCGTTGATACTTCGGAATACCTCTCGCCACACTCAGCTTCCATACCACTTCGCTCGATTTCCACTGCCTGCTGTCGCCTTTCATACGGATCGAACACGCTCAAGTcatcggcttcatcaaccaTTGTCAAGCCTTGGTCTCCGGTCTTCCTAATGACCCGTTCGGAATGACTATGCGGCGATTCAGTAGCGCTGGTTCGCCCTGCATCACAATCCCGCGACGTGACGCTGGCCGGGTTCCTGTCGTTCCAGTGAAACTGTAACTCCTCTGTAGCTGTCTCCATATGCGTTCCGTTTGACACCGGGTTGAACCTAAAGTGTTGGTTATAACTTCGATTCAGATACCACTTGCCCCAGTGGTCATTCAGGCCTGGAACCCTCGGCCTTCGCCGCATCCAGCCACCGCGTACGGGTATACAGTCACTCCATCCGGGTTTACGGGCGATGGCATCAGATGCAGGGGACTCCGCCCAGATTTTGACGGGATCGACAAGAACTGAGTGAGTGGCCATACTAGCAAGTAGTAGTCGATTAGCTCAGGTCTGGCCGTGCTTGTTTTTCGTGCGAGGTTTGCAGTACGGTAATGGAGGTTTTAGCGGTGAGATGATGCAGGGAGGTAGGACACTGCGGCCTGAAAGTTGCAGCCTGATTCTCTGAACAGCCACAATCAGGCTCTGCTGGACTTCGCAGTCTCGGTTGCCTCACGTGACGAACACACTGCAATATAGGATAGGATTCCCGGCTTCAGAGAAATTACATGCTCAAGTTTATGGACCACTGGCAGAAAGAAGACATACATTGCTTCGACGTCAAGAAGGCGGCGGTTGACATCTCCTACAATGGTCTGAAATTCGCTTTTCTTGGAAATGAATTCTCTCAAACAAAGATAAAAGAACTAGATCGATCATAACATTCGCAACTACGACGATAACAGCCCAGCTTATAGGAACCTCATGAGCAATGTCAATGCCAATGGCGAAATTTATGTGCAGGTTGGGGCAGGCTGAGAATCTTTTGATAACATCAAGAGACTAGCCTTGTCATTGCTAGGCAGTTTAACCTTAGTCTAACATGGGAACGTTACCTAAACAACAAAGATTTATTCCGTGAATTGTAATATGAAAAATACCTCTGCCTAGACGAATAAATGAACAACTTGTGTCGCTCAAGTGTCCATATTAGCACGTCATTAAGATGTGGagatcttggccatgttCGGCTAAGTCCCGATGCTAACATGACATTGCACATGCTAACATGACTCTGGCCAAGATTGATGCATGATAGGCAAATGATTGCGTCTTTCCAGCAGCTCTTCATGCGAGCGGGGTTTCAAGTATGAAGCGGGTGTTTTGCAGAATGCCGCGATTCAACTCAACCATGGTGTGATTTGGAGATTCTCGGTCCATCGGCCCCCTCGGCCTATAAAGAGACAGCCGATATCCTTCATATTGCCCTCGGGCCTGACAAGATCCTTCCAAGTCCCAGCAATTCACTCAAACATGTCGACAACTACAACCCAATCCGAGACGGTTCTGAGAACCAGGCTCGAGACGAGCCAACATCCCAAGCCGCTGTCTCTCTCTGGAGCTCTTGATCGCTTCGAGTCTGAGGAGCTGACGCCCGTAATTGGCCGTGAATATCCCAGTGTCAATCTGGTCGACGACATTCTCAATGCCTCCAACTCTGACGAGCTTGTTCGTGACCTTGCCATCACCAGTGAGTTCGACCAACTTCGTTGCATCTCATTGGGATCTTCTGACACCCAATGACTAGTTTCCCAGAGGGGTGTCGTCTTCTTCCGTGCTCAGGACAACCTGACCGATGACCTACAAAAGGTGCTGGCTCAGCGCCTTGGTGAGCTCGTCAACAAGCCAAAGGAGTCGACTCTGCACATCCACCCACTTCTCAATGGCACTGATGAGTTTGGCGTCGCCGACAACGAAATCAGcaccatctcatctcagGGTTTCAAAGCCCTGGCTGTCGGCTACAAGGATCGAGATGATCGCAAGGGCggtgctgcttcttggcacAGCGATATTCAGTTCGAGGAGTTCCCAGCTGACTACACGAGCCTACGCTTGACCCAGCTCCCGTCAACGGGTGGTGACACCCTGTGGGCGTCAGGCTACGAGATCTACGACCGCTTCAGCGACCCCTGGCAGAAGTTCTTGGAGGGCCTGACAGCGACCTTCAAGGGCGAGGGAttcatcaaggctgctgatGCTCGCCCggacaagttcaagatcTACGAAGAGCCACGTGGCAACCCCGCCAACATCGGTCGTGGGCTTACGGCGGTTCATCCAGTTGTGCGAACCAACCCAGTTACTGGTTGGAAATCCATCTTCGCGATTGGCAATTTCCCTCAGCGCATCAACGAGCTGAGTGTACGCGAGAGcaaggagctgctggagcttctATACAAGAGGATCGAGGAGAACCACGACCTACAGGTCAGGTTCAAGTGGAGAAACAAGAATGACATCGGTTCGTACTCACCAGTTCTGCAATACCGAGAAAAGTCAAAGACTAATTACCTTTCAAGCAATCTGGGATAACCGCAGTGTGTTCCACAGCGCGACCAACGACTACGATACTCTGGGTGACCGTGTAGGCCACCGGGCTGTTGGAATCGGCGAGAAGCCATACTTGGACCCCCAAAGCCAGTCAAGGACAGTTGCTCTCAGCAAGAATTAGAAAGTTCTTATGGTCACTTATCGTTTCTTTGGTTCTATAGTTGAGGAAGCATATAAATACAGACAGGACATTGATCCCCCTATGATGTCCCAATGGCCCGTTTGACCATATCGCTGTCCAGCTCTCGCATCGTCATCTTTCCAGAAACCTTGCCACTAGCATCATTTAAAAGCTGGTTTCTAAGCAGAAGGGTAGGCGTGCAACTCCACGCATGACAGAAACTATTCATCCTCACATCTCCGTATGGGCTTGTCCGTGCATCTGAAGGATCATAACACTCCCAGAAGGTATCggcaccagccttgaccatgcCACCCCAGTACGATCTTATAATTTCGAGACACTTCTCATAGCAGCCTGCTGTGATGAGTGCATCGCAGACATGGTGCCAGAGGTACGGAGTCATGGGCTTGATGGCAGCGGGATGTGCCAGGGTGTTGAGCAGAGCGCTGCGAGCAGTCTCGGGCGAGAATGCTTCAGCGAGAACAAGCCAAGATGCTGATGCGTAACTGATCTGCGCTTTTGGACCTGATACCACCACGCCATCGGACAGGAAGATTTGGGCAGCCTCAGTCATCCCCTTGATCGTTTCCTGGTGCGGGAACTCA from Fusarium keratoplasticum isolate Fu6.1 chromosome 10, whole genome shotgun sequence includes these protein-coding regions:
- a CDS encoding TauD domain-containing protein; amino-acid sequence: MSTTTTQSETVLRTRLETSQHPKPLSLSGALDRFESEELTPVIGREYPSVNLVDDILNASNSDELVRDLAITISQRGVVFFRAQDNLTDDLQKVLAQRLGELVNKPKESTLHIHPLLNGTDEFGVADNEISTISSQGFKALAVGYKDRDDRKGGAASWHSDIQFEEFPADYTSLRLTQLPSTGGDTLWASGYEIYDRFSDPWQKFLEGLTATFKGEGFIKAADARPDKFKIYEEPRGNPANIGRGLTAVHPVVRTNPVTGWKSIFAIGNFPQRINELSVRESKELLELLYKRIEENHDLQVRFKWRNKNDIAIWDNRSVFHSATNDYDTLGDRVGHRAVGIGEKPYLDPQSQSRTVALSKN